A genome region from Aurantiacibacter sp. MUD61 includes the following:
- the rpsS gene encoding 30S ribosomal protein S19, which yields MARSVWKGPFVDLHLLKKAQDAQEANSTKPIKTWSRRSTILPDFVGLTFNVYNGHKFIPVSVNEEMVGHKLGEFAPTRTFPGHAADKKGKR from the coding sequence ATGGCACGTTCCGTCTGGAAAGGTCCGTTCGTCGATCTTCACCTGCTGAAGAAGGCGCAGGACGCGCAGGAAGCAAACAGCACGAAGCCGATCAAGACCTGGTCGCGTCGTTCTACGATCCTGCCGGATTTCGTTGGCCTGACGTTCAACGTCTACAACGGTCACAAGTTCATCCCCGTCTCGGTCAACGAGGAAATGGTCGGCCACAAGCTTGGTGAATTTGCGCCCACGCGCACATTCCCGGGTCACGCTGCTGACAAGAAGGGTAAGCGATAA
- the rplV gene encoding 50S ribosomal protein L22, with protein MGKAKSPRRVGENEAMAVGTTIRGSAQKLNLVAALIRGKKAEEALNILSFSKRAMARDASKVLASAIANAENNHDLDVDALVVAEASVGKSITMKRFATRGRGKSTRILKPFSRLRIVVREQEEA; from the coding sequence ATGGGCAAGGCTAAGTCTCCCCGTCGCGTTGGCGAAAACGAAGCAATGGCTGTCGGCACCACGATCCGTGGTTCGGCGCAGAAGCTGAACCTTGTTGCTGCGCTGATCCGCGGCAAGAAGGCAGAAGAGGCATTGAATATCCTCTCCTTCAGCAAGCGTGCCATGGCTCGTGACGCCAGCAAGGTTCTCGCATCGGCGATCGCCAATGCAGAAAACAACCACGATCTCGACGTGGACGCACTCGTCGTCGCTGAAGCCAGCGTCGGCAAGTCGATCACGATGAAGCGGTTCGCAACGCGCGGCCGTGGCAAGTCCACGCGCATCCTGAAGCCGTTTAGCCGGCTCCGGATCGTCGTGCGCGAGCAGGAGGAAGCGTAA
- the rplN gene encoding 50S ribosomal protein L14 gives MIQMQSNLDVADNSGAKRVQCIKVLGGSKRRTASVGDVIVVSVKEAQPRARVKKGDVHRAVIVRTRKDVRRPDGSVIRFDSNAAVLVNKTEEPIGTRIFGPVVRELRGKGFMKIISLAPEVL, from the coding sequence ATGATCCAGATGCAATCCAATCTCGACGTCGCAGACAACAGCGGCGCCAAGCGCGTCCAGTGCATCAAAGTGCTGGGTGGCTCGAAGCGTCGTACTGCGAGTGTCGGGGACGTGATCGTGGTTTCCGTGAAGGAAGCCCAGCCACGCGCCCGTGTCAAAAAGGGTGACGTTCACCGCGCGGTGATCGTGCGCACCCGCAAGGACGTTCGTCGTCCTGACGGCAGCGTGATCCGTTTTGACAGCAATGCTGCTGTCCTCGTGAACAAGACCGAGGAGCCGATCGGCACTCGTATTTTTGGCCCGGTCGTGCGTGAACTGCGCGGCAAGGGCTTCATGAAGATCATCTCGCTTGCTCCGGAGGTGCTGTGA
- a CDS encoding 50S ribosomal protein L23 — translation MAKKQATDARHYDVILAPHITEKATLLSENNAVVFKVANDATKPQIKDAVEALFDVKVTGVNTIVMKGKSKRWRGKPYKRSDQKKAIVTLAEGQSIDITEGVG, via the coding sequence ATGGCTAAGAAGCAAGCAACCGATGCGCGTCACTACGACGTCATTCTCGCTCCGCACATCACCGAAAAGGCGACGTTGCTGAGCGAAAACAATGCCGTGGTCTTCAAGGTCGCGAACGATGCCACCAAGCCGCAGATCAAGGATGCGGTCGAGGCGCTGTTCGACGTGAAGGTTACCGGCGTGAACACGATCGTCATGAAGGGCAAGTCCAAGCGCTGGCGCGGCAAGCCCTACAAGCGGTCCGATCAGAAAAAAGCGATCGTGACGCTGGCTGAAGGCCAGTCGATCGACATCACCGAAGGCGTGGGCTGA
- the rplX gene encoding 50S ribosomal protein L24 yields MASAKIKKGDTVVVLSGKDKGVTGTVQQVMPKEGKVLVEGVNVMTRHRKPSQANPQGGIDRIPAPLHIAKVAIADPKDGKPTRVRFEEKDGKKVRVAVKSGENIDG; encoded by the coding sequence ATGGCGTCCGCTAAGATCAAGAAAGGCGATACGGTCGTCGTGCTGTCCGGCAAGGACAAGGGTGTCACCGGCACCGTCCAGCAGGTCATGCCGAAAGAAGGCAAGGTTCTCGTGGAAGGCGTCAATGTGATGACCCGCCACCGCAAGCCGAGCCAGGCCAACCCCCAGGGTGGCATCGATCGCATTCCCGCTCCGCTGCACATCGCCAAGGTTGCGATTGCTGATCCTAAGGATGGCAAGCCCACCCGCGTCCGTTTCGAAGAAAAGGACGGCAAGAAGGTGCGCGTTGCTGTGAAGTCCGGGGAGAATATCGATGGCTGA
- the rplF gene encoding 50S ribosomal protein L6 yields the protein MSRIGKKPVALPSGVTAKTENGVLSVKGPKGELSMSQFDLIEYKIEDGEIQVNPINKTQKARQFWGMQRTLVQNLVDGVTEGFTKVLEINGVGYRAQAQGKKLKLQLGFSHDIDLDVPEGLDVKTPDQTTVEISGIDKQKVGQFAAEIREWRKPEPYKGKGVKYRGEYIFRKEGKKK from the coding sequence ATGAGCCGCATTGGCAAAAAGCCGGTGGCGCTTCCCAGCGGAGTGACCGCCAAGACCGAAAACGGCGTGTTGAGCGTTAAGGGCCCCAAGGGCGAGCTTAGCATGAGCCAGTTCGACCTGATCGAATACAAGATCGAAGACGGCGAAATTCAGGTCAACCCGATCAACAAGACGCAGAAGGCGCGTCAGTTCTGGGGCATGCAGCGCACGCTCGTTCAGAACCTGGTTGACGGTGTGACCGAAGGTTTCACCAAGGTGCTGGAAATCAACGGCGTTGGTTACCGTGCGCAGGCCCAGGGCAAGAAGCTCAAGCTTCAGCTCGGCTTCTCGCACGACATCGACCTGGATGTTCCGGAAGGCCTGGACGTCAAGACCCCCGATCAGACCACGGTCGAGATTTCGGGTATCGATAAGCAGAAGGTCGGTCAGTTCGCTGCCGAGATCCGCGAATGGCGCAAGCCTGAGCCTTACAAGGGCAAGGGTGTGAAGTATCGCGGCGAGTACATCTTCCGCAAGGAAGGGAAGAAGAAGTAA
- the rplB gene encoding 50S ribosomal protein L2, with the protein MALKNYKPTSPARRGLVLVDKTGLHKGGPVKSLTQGKTKTGGRNNKGHVTSRGKGGGNKQKYRFIDFKRRKWDVEGTVERIEYDPNRTAFIALIKYDDGELAYIIAPNRLAPGDKVVAGEKTDTKPGNAMLLGQMPVGTICHNVEMKPGKGGQIARSAGTYVQLVGRDRGMVIVRLNSGEQRYLRSDCMGTVGAVSNPDNQNQNLGKAGRRRHMGIKPLTRGVAKNPVDHPHGGGEGRTSGGRHPVTPWGKPTKGARTRKNKQTDKMIIRSRHAKKKR; encoded by the coding sequence ATGGCACTGAAGAACTATAAACCGACAAGCCCGGCCCGTCGTGGCCTGGTCCTCGTCGACAAAACCGGCCTCCACAAGGGTGGCCCGGTCAAGTCGCTGACGCAGGGCAAGACCAAGACCGGTGGCCGTAACAACAAGGGCCATGTTACCTCGCGCGGCAAGGGCGGCGGTAACAAGCAGAAGTACCGCTTCATCGACTTCAAGCGTCGCAAGTGGGACGTTGAAGGCACTGTGGAACGGATCGAATACGATCCCAACCGCACCGCTTTCATCGCGCTCATCAAGTATGACGACGGTGAACTGGCCTACATCATTGCCCCGAACCGTCTCGCACCGGGTGACAAGGTTGTCGCTGGTGAGAAGACTGACACCAAGCCTGGCAACGCCATGCTGCTGGGTCAGATGCCGGTCGGCACCATCTGCCACAATGTGGAGATGAAGCCGGGCAAGGGTGGTCAGATCGCTCGTTCGGCAGGCACCTATGTGCAGCTGGTCGGTCGTGACCGCGGCATGGTCATCGTGCGCCTGAACAGTGGTGAGCAGCGTTACCTGCGCTCCGACTGCATGGGCACCGTTGGCGCCGTGTCGAACCCCGACAACCAGAACCAGAACCTGGGCAAGGCCGGTCGTCGCCGTCACATGGGCATCAAGCCGCTGACGCGTGGTGTCGCCAAGAACCCGGTCGACCACCCGCACGGTGGTGGTGAAGGCCGCACCAGCGGTGGCCGTCATCCGGTTACCCCGTGGGGCAAGCCGACCAAGGGCGCCCGTACCCGTAAGAACAAGCAGACCGACAAGATGATCATCCGGTCGCGTCACGCGAAGAAGAAGAGGTAA
- the rpsN gene encoding 30S ribosomal protein S14: MAKLSSINKNEKRKALVKKYAGKYAKLKAIADDESLDDSERLIARLKMAELPRNANPTRVRNRCNTTGRPRGYYRKFGLNRIELRDLANKGLIPGVTKSSW; this comes from the coding sequence ATGGCGAAACTGAGTTCCATCAACAAGAACGAGAAGCGTAAGGCTCTCGTCAAGAAGTATGCTGGCAAATATGCCAAGCTGAAGGCAATCGCAGACGATGAGTCGCTTGACGATTCCGAGCGTCTGATCGCGCGCCTGAAGATGGCTGAACTGCCCCGCAATGCGAACCCGACGCGCGTTCGCAACCGCTGCAACACCACCGGCCGTCCGCGCGGCTATTACCGCAAGTTCGGGCTTAACCGCATCGAGCTCCGCGATCTGGCCAACAAGGGCCTGATCCCGGGTGTGACCAAGTCGAGCTGGTGA
- the rplE gene encoding 50S ribosomal protein L5, translated as MADYTPRLKQKYNDEIVKAMTDKFGYKNRLEVPKLEKITLNMGVGEASQDKKKVQTAAAEMEKIAGQKPVITKAKKSIAQFKLRDGMPIGCKVNLRRDRMYEFLDRLVTIAMPRIRDFRGLNAKSFDGNGNYAMGIKEQIIFPEISYDQIDTVRGMDVIVTTTAKTDEEARELLRLFGFPFPAEKADEEKEAA; from the coding sequence ATGGCTGATTACACGCCTCGCCTGAAGCAGAAGTATAACGACGAAATCGTCAAGGCGATGACCGACAAGTTCGGTTACAAGAACCGCCTTGAAGTTCCGAAGCTGGAAAAGATCACGCTCAACATGGGGGTGGGTGAAGCCAGCCAGGACAAGAAGAAAGTCCAGACTGCTGCTGCGGAAATGGAAAAGATTGCTGGTCAGAAGCCGGTGATCACCAAGGCCAAGAAGTCGATCGCCCAGTTCAAGCTGCGCGACGGCATGCCGATCGGTTGCAAGGTGAACCTGCGCCGTGACCGCATGTATGAATTCCTGGACCGTCTTGTGACCATCGCAATGCCGCGTATTCGCGACTTCCGTGGTCTCAATGCAAAGTCGTTTGATGGCAATGGCAATTACGCCATGGGCATCAAGGAGCAGATCATCTTTCCGGAGATCAGCTACGACCAGATCGACACGGTGCGTGGCATGGACGTGATCGTCACCACCACCGCCAAGACCGATGAAGAAGCACGCGAACTGCTGCGTCTCTTCGGTTTCCCGTTCCCGGCTGAAAAGGCCGATGAAGAAAAGGAAGCGGCGTAA
- the rplP gene encoding 50S ribosomal protein L16, which yields MLQPKKTKFRKAFKGKIHGKAKGGTELNFGSYGLKALEPERITARQIEAARRAITRHIRRQGRLWIRVFPDVPVSKKPAEVRQGKGKGSVEFWAARVKPGRVLFELDGVPGPLAAEAFSRAAMKLPIKTKVIARLGDTSHLGGTK from the coding sequence ATGCTGCAACCGAAGAAAACCAAGTTCCGCAAAGCCTTCAAGGGCAAGATCCATGGCAAGGCCAAGGGCGGAACCGAGCTGAACTTTGGCTCCTATGGCCTCAAGGCCCTGGAGCCGGAGCGTATCACTGCACGTCAGATCGAAGCTGCACGTCGTGCGATCACGCGCCACATCCGCCGTCAGGGCCGTCTGTGGATCCGCGTGTTCCCCGATGTTCCGGTGTCGAAGAAGCCTGCTGAAGTCCGTCAGGGTAAAGGTAAGGGTTCGGTCGAATTCTGGGCTGCTCGCGTAAAGCCGGGCCGCGTATTGTTCGAGCTTGATGGCGTTCCCGGCCCGCTGGCCGCCGAAGCCTTCAGCCGCGCTGCGATGAAGCTGCCGATCAAGACCAAGGTTATCGCTCGTCTGGGTGATACCTCGCACCTCGGAGGGACCAAATAA
- the rpmC gene encoding 50S ribosomal protein L29: MAKTTSTMEDLRTKTDDQLAEQLVMLKKEQFNLRFQAATNQLEGSARVKEVRRQIAQIKTLQGERAREAAKA, from the coding sequence ATGGCCAAGACAACGTCCACTATGGAAGACCTTCGCACGAAGACTGACGATCAGCTCGCAGAGCAGCTCGTCATGCTCAAGAAAGAGCAGTTCAACCTGCGTTTCCAGGCCGCGACCAACCAGCTCGAGGGTTCTGCCCGCGTGAAGGAAGTCCGCCGCCAGATCGCGCAGATAAAGACGCTTCAGGGCGAACGCGCCCGCGAAGCAGCAAAGGCTTAA
- the rpsH gene encoding 30S ribosomal protein S8: MAMTDPLGDMLTRIRNGQQAKKDSVLSPASKLRANVLEVLQREGYIRGYSEDASGKHPALRIELKYFEGEPAIKHIARVSKPGRRVYSGSKELPTVRNGLGITIVSTPKGVLSDIEARNDNVGGEVLAEVF, translated from the coding sequence ATGGCTATGACCGATCCCCTGGGTGATATGCTCACCCGTATCCGCAACGGCCAGCAGGCAAAGAAGGACTCCGTCCTCTCGCCCGCCAGCAAGCTGCGTGCAAACGTTCTCGAAGTGCTCCAGCGCGAAGGCTACATCCGTGGCTACAGCGAAGATGCTTCGGGCAAGCACCCCGCACTGCGGATTGAACTGAAGTATTTCGAGGGCGAGCCTGCAATCAAGCACATCGCCCGCGTCTCCAAGCCTGGCCGCCGCGTCTATTCGGGTTCGAAAGAACTTCCGACCGTGCGCAATGGCCTGGGCATCACCATCGTCTCGACGCCGAAGGGCGTGCTTTCGGATATCGAAGCGCGCAACGACAATGTCGGCGGCGAAGTGCTTGCGGAGGTGTTCTGA
- the rpsC gene encoding 30S ribosomal protein S3: MGHKSNPIGLRLQINRTWDSRWYAEGGDYAKLLKEDIEIRKHITTSLPQAAISKVVIERPAKLCRVSIYAARPGVIIGKKGADIEKLRAKLATMTDSEVKLNIVEIRKPEIDAKLVAQGIADQLVRRVAFRRAMKRAMQSAMRLGAEGIKIMCGGRLGGAEIARVEQYREGRVPLHTLRANIDYAEAEALTAYGIIGIKVWVFKGEILGHDPTSQDRLMMESQTSGVRPAR; the protein is encoded by the coding sequence ATGGGTCATAAGAGCAATCCGATTGGCCTGCGCCTGCAGATCAACCGTACTTGGGACAGCCGCTGGTACGCCGAAGGTGGCGACTATGCGAAGCTGCTCAAGGAAGACATTGAGATCCGCAAGCACATCACCACGAGCCTGCCGCAGGCAGCGATTTCGAAGGTGGTGATCGAGCGTCCGGCAAAGCTTTGCCGCGTTTCGATCTATGCTGCGCGTCCCGGCGTCATCATCGGCAAGAAGGGTGCAGACATTGAAAAGCTGCGCGCCAAGCTCGCCACGATGACGGACAGCGAAGTGAAGCTGAACATCGTCGAGATCCGCAAGCCGGAAATCGACGCCAAGCTCGTCGCTCAGGGCATCGCGGATCAGCTGGTTCGCCGTGTGGCGTTCCGCCGCGCGATGAAGCGCGCCATGCAATCGGCCATGCGTCTTGGTGCTGAAGGCATCAAGATCATGTGTGGCGGCCGTCTTGGCGGTGCGGAAATCGCCCGTGTCGAACAGTACCGTGAAGGCCGTGTGCCGCTGCACACCCTGCGCGCCAACATCGATTATGCCGAAGCCGAAGCACTGACCGCTTATGGCATCATCGGCATCAAGGTGTGGGTCTTCAAAGGTGAAATCCTGGGTCACGATCCGACCTCGCAGGACCGCCTGATGATGGAATCGCAGACGTCCGGCGTCCGCCCGGCACGTTGA